A single region of the Lates calcarifer isolate ASB-BC8 linkage group LG16_LG22, TLL_Latcal_v3, whole genome shotgun sequence genome encodes:
- the rrbp1a gene encoding ribosome-binding protein 1a isoform X2, with translation MDIYDPQTLGIMVFGGFMVISAVGIALVSTFSMKETSYEEALAKQRRELGKIQSVRSEKKKKDKVSEKKSRGKKKEEKPNGKIPEQEKTEDATDAEAVIEPTTAPVVAAAPVPEPVPASEVKPPAVPTPADTQPKTAAEPSPAAEPSPAPSPKEKKKKKVAKVEPASTQPAQPVSAPAAVKSSAVPASTQPPVSAPAKATAPASAPAPAKAAPASTKSAPASAKSTPASAKSVPSAAPASAKSAPSAAPASAKSAPAPAKSAPAPAKATAATAKSSAAPAKSSPAPSKTAPVLEAVTKDVPVMAVPPVGSQQAPAVAAKAQEPKKKSSKKKTEPVATVDSADAPLYLPYKALVSTISSMVFSEGEAHRLIEILSEKVGIIQDTWHMATQKGDPVAVLKKQLEEREKQLAAEQEDASAAKNRLRELTKELSAEKSKVASVETRLSSQLSKREQEMIALQARMQASYQDHVAQTQRLNAKILSLQDQLEKGPNAQLARLQQENSILRDALNQATSQAESKQNAELAKLRQECAKLTKELGEKTESLHSDEHIRKGLEAKVSTAEKQLSLLQASHAESEQALQRRLEEVCEELRTAQSRNSSLQATVDKAQQDSSTLSEFQVRIGRLEAEITERSAQVDALTAQLEETQAEKSQLVQQVASINSLLEASQNKKEEDNSQQVNSAEVEQLKLSLQERDSQLSTLHEELKQLQIKQGAAENTNKSEDANLITSLQDELKNLKEEMVLLKSTPSDSSTELGQLQNSLTEKDALVTSLQEQLREVREKLTTDANIMAQLTVFQTEIKETLQTLFPQIPLELEQSNWLQAFTQKAQEALSQQSQEAQSSTTSQKLLEKLKEAEESHGSLQAECEQYRTVLAETEGMLKHLQKSVEEEELVWKSKMAESEEQLRVALEKVSKLEAENQSVEQLKEQTMLLEAQLEKQSDNQATSEEIEQLKLQLSESQSQLDAAQKDSQAYKEELAQVREQLGEITMQAQREQNGPAEAQPSQVQNELSQTTEKLHGEAAQRQQLSEEFEQAQKTITELQAQLDLVKASAESPQTDTEDAAQLKERLEKEKKLSKDLGQAATKLQQLLKATQEQLTKERETVRTLQEHLEGKGDYVELKEGTSV, from the exons ATGGATATCTATGACCCCCAGACCCTTGGGATAATGGTGTTTGGTGGATTCATGGTGATCTCGGCTGTCGGGATTGCCCTTGTCTCCACCTTCTCCATGAAGGAGACCTCTTATGAGGAGGCCCTGGCTAAACAACGCAGAGAGCTAGGTAAGATACAGTCTGTTCGCTCcgagaaaaagaagaaggacaAAGTATCTGAGAAGAAGAGCCgtggaaagaagaaagaagaaaagccCAATGGGAAGATCCCAGAGCAAGAAAAAACTGAAGATGCTACTGATGCTGAGGCAGTCATTGAGCCTACCACTGCCCCAGTTGTAGCTGCTGCTCCTGTCCCTGAGCCTGTCCCTGCATCTGAGGTTAAGCCACCTGCAGTACCAACACCAGCAGACACCCAGCCCAAGACTGCTGCTGAACCGAGTCCTGCTGCCGAACCCTCACCTGCACCTTCAcctaaagagaaaaagaagaagaaggtggcTAAGGTTGAGCCAGCCTCAACCCAGCCAGCTCAACCTGTGTCTGCCCCTGCAGCAGTCAAGTCCTCAGCAGTCCCTGCATCAACTCAGCCTCCTGTGTCTGCCCCAGCTAAAGCAACCGCCCCAGCCTCTGCACCTGCCCCAGCCAAGGCTGCTCCTGCATCAACCAAGTCTGCACCTGCATCAGCTAAGTCTACTCCTGCATCAGCCAAATCTGTCCCGTCGGCTGCTCCTGCATCAGCCAAATCTGCCCCTTCTGCCGCTCCTGCATCAGCTAAGTCTGCACCTGCCCCAGCCAAATCTGCCCCAGCACCCGCGAAGGCTACAGCAGCCACAGCCAAGTCTTCTGCAGCCCCAGCCAAGTCTTCACCAGCTCCATCCAAGACTGCCCCAGTGCTGGAGGCTGTTACTAAAGACGTCCCAGTGATGGCAGTGCCCCCAGTGGGATCGCAGCAGGCTCCTGCTGTTGCAGCAAAAGCACAGGAGCCCAAGAAGAAGTCCTCCAAGAAGAAGACTGAGCCTG TGGCAACGGTGGATTCTGCTGATGCTCCTCTGTACCTGCCCTACAAGGCACTGGTGTCCACTATCAGTAGCATGGTGTTCAGTGAGGGGGAGGCTCATAGGCTCATCGAGATCCTGTCCGAGAAAGTTGGCATCATTCAGGACACCTGGCACATG gcCACTCAGAAAGGCGACCCAGTGGCTGTGCTGAAGAAACaactggaggagagagagaaacagctggCAGCAGAGCAAGAGGATGCTTCTGCAGCAAAGAACCGTCTGAGAGAACTCACCAAG GAGCTGTCTGCTGAGAAGTCTAAGGTGGCCAGCGTGGAGACGAGGCTGAGTTCCCAGCTGAGTAAGAGGGAACAAGAAATGATTGCTCTGCAAGCTCGCATGCAGGCCAGTTACCAGGACCATGTAGCCCAGACCCAGAGGCTCAATGCAAAG ATTCTCAGCCTGCAGGACCAGCTGGAAAAAGGCCCCAATGCCCAACTTGCCCGTCTACAGCAGGAGAACTCCATTCTCCGTGATGCCCTCAACCAAGCCACCAGTCAGGCTGAGAGCAA acaaaatGCAGAGCTGGCCAAGCTGCGTCAGGAATGCGCAAAGTTAACCAAGGAACTTGGAGAGAAGACTGAAAGTCTGCATTCTGATGAGCACATCAGGAAAGGGCTGGAGGCCAAGGTCTCCACTGCTGAGAAGCAACTCTCCCTGCTGCAG GCCAGCCATGCGGAGAGTGAGCAGGCATTACAGAGGAGGTTGGAGGAAGTGTGTGAAGAGCTCAGAACAGCACAAAGTAGAAACAGCAGCCTGCAGGCCACTGTGGACAAGGCCCAGCAGGACAGCAGCACACTCTCAG AATTTCAAGTGCGTATAGGGAGACTGGAGGCTGAGATCACTGAGCGCTCTGCTCAGGTAGATGCCCTCACTGCCCAGCTAGAGGaaacacaggcagagaaaaGCCAGCTCGTACAGCAGGTGGCCTCCATCAACTCTCTGCTGGAGGccagtcaaaacaaaaaggaagagGATAACAGTCAG CAGGTGAACTCTGCAGAAGTGGAACAGCTAAAGCTTAG CCTTCAGGAGAGAGACAGCCAACTGAGCACGCTACATGAGGAACTAAAACAACTGCAGATAAAGCAGGGAGCTGCT GAGAACACAAATAAGAG TGAGGATGCCAACCTCATCACATCACTTCAGGATGAACTTAAAAACCTCAAAGAAGAGATGGTGCTACTTAAGAGCACACCA TCAGATAGTTCCACAGAGCTTGGACAACTACAGAACAG TCTGACTGAGAAGGATGCCCTTGTCACATCACTACAAGAGCAGCTgagagaagtgagagaaaaGTTGACCACTGATGCA aacattatggCACAACTGACAGTTTTTCAAACTGAAATCAAAGAAACTCTCCAGACACTGTTCCCACAGATACCTTTAGAGTTGGAGCAG TCCAACTGGTTACAAGCATTTACGCAGAAAGCTCAGGAGGCTCTCAGCCAGCAGAGCCAGGAGGCGCAGTCAAGCACAACATCACAG aagTTGCTTGAGAAACTGAAGGAGGCTGAGGAGAGCCATGGCTCCCTGCAGGCTGAATGTGAACAGTACAGGACAGTCCTGGCTGAAACA GAAGGAATGCTGAAACATCTTCAGAAGAGTGTGGAAGAGGAAGAGCTGGTATGGAAGTCCAAGATGGCTGAGTCAGAGGAACAGCTGAGGGTG GCTTTGGAGAAAGTCAGCAAGCTAGAGGCAGAAAACCAAAGTGTAGAACAG TTGAAGGAGCAGACGATGCTTCTGGAAGCCCAGCTGGAGAAGCAGTCAGACAACCAGGCGACCTCAGAGGAGATAGAGCAG ctgaagctgcagctgtcagagagtcagagtcagttGGATGCGGCCCAGAAGGACTCCCAGGCATACAAGGAGGAGCTTGCACAG gtcagagagcagctgggcGAGATCACGATGCAGGCTCAGCGCGAACAGAATGGCCCAGCTGAGGCTCAACCCAGTCAG GTCCAGAATGAGTTGAGTCAGACGACTGAGAAGCTGCACGGGGAGGCGGctcagaggcagcagctgtCTGAGGAGTTTGAGCAG GCCCAGAAGACTATCACAGAACTTCAGGCTCAACTGGATCTTGTGAAAGCATCTGCAGAGTCACCACAGACTGACACAGAGGATGCTGCTCAGCTTAAG GAGCGcctggagaaggagaagaagctgTCCAAAGACTTAGGCCAGGCAGCCACCAAGCTCCAGCAGCTTCTCAAAGCCACTCAGGAGCAGCTgaccaaagagagagagacagtgagaacACTACAGGAGCACCTGGAAGGCAAG gGAGATTATGTAGAGCTGAAGGAAGGAACGTCCGTCTGA
- the rrbp1a gene encoding ribosome-binding protein 1a isoform X3, with protein MDIYDPQTLGIMVFGGFMVISAVGIALVSTFSMKETSYEEALAKQRRELGKIQSVRSEKKKKDKVSEKKSRGKKKEEKPNGKIPEQEKTEDATDAEAVIEPTTAPVVAAAPVPEPVPASEVKPPAVPTPADTQPKTAAEPSPAAEPSPAPSPKEKKKKKVAKVEPASTQPAQPVSAPAAVKSSAVPASTQPPVSAPAKATAPASAPAPAKAAPASTKSAPASAKSTPASAKSVPSAAPASAKSAPSAAPASAKSAPAPAKSAPAPAKATAATAKSSAAPAKSSPAPSKTAPVLEAVTKDVPVMAVPPVGSQQAPAVAAKAQEPKKKSSKKKTEPVATVDSADAPLYLPYKALVSTISSMVFSEGEAHRLIEILSEKVGIIQDTWHMATQKGDPVAVLKKQLEEREKQLAAEQEDASAAKNRLRELTKELSAEKSKVASVETRLSSQLSKREQEMIALQARMQASYQDHVAQTQRLNAKILSLQDQLEKGPNAQLARLQQENSILRDALNQATSQAESKQNAELAKLRQECAKLTKELGEKTESLHSDEHIRKGLEAKVSTAEKQLSLLQASHAESEQALQRRLEEVCEELRTAQSRNSSLQATVDKAQQDSSTLSEFQVRIGRLEAEITERSAQVDALTAQLEETQAEKSQLVQQVASINSLLEASQNKKEEDNSQVNSAEVEQLKLSLQERDSQLSTLHEELKQLQIKQGAAENTNKSEDANLITSLQDELKNLKEEMVLLKSTPQSDSSTELGQLQNSLTEKDALVTSLQEQLREVREKLTTDANIMAQLTVFQTEIKETLQTLFPQIPLELEQSNWLQAFTQKAQEALSQQSQEAQSSTTSQKLLEKLKEAEESHGSLQAECEQYRTVLAETEGMLKHLQKSVEEEELVWKSKMAESEEQLRVALEKVSKLEAENQSVEQLKEQTMLLEAQLEKQSDNQATSEEIEQLKLQLSESQSQLDAAQKDSQAYKEELAQVREQLGEITMQAQREQNGPAEAQPSQVQNELSQTTEKLHGEAAQRQQLSEEFEQAQKTITELQAQLDLVKASAESPQTDTEDAAQLKERLEKEKKLSKDLGQAATKLQQLLKATQEQLTKERETVRTLQEHLEGKGDYVELKEGTSV; from the exons ATGGATATCTATGACCCCCAGACCCTTGGGATAATGGTGTTTGGTGGATTCATGGTGATCTCGGCTGTCGGGATTGCCCTTGTCTCCACCTTCTCCATGAAGGAGACCTCTTATGAGGAGGCCCTGGCTAAACAACGCAGAGAGCTAGGTAAGATACAGTCTGTTCGCTCcgagaaaaagaagaaggacaAAGTATCTGAGAAGAAGAGCCgtggaaagaagaaagaagaaaagccCAATGGGAAGATCCCAGAGCAAGAAAAAACTGAAGATGCTACTGATGCTGAGGCAGTCATTGAGCCTACCACTGCCCCAGTTGTAGCTGCTGCTCCTGTCCCTGAGCCTGTCCCTGCATCTGAGGTTAAGCCACCTGCAGTACCAACACCAGCAGACACCCAGCCCAAGACTGCTGCTGAACCGAGTCCTGCTGCCGAACCCTCACCTGCACCTTCAcctaaagagaaaaagaagaagaaggtggcTAAGGTTGAGCCAGCCTCAACCCAGCCAGCTCAACCTGTGTCTGCCCCTGCAGCAGTCAAGTCCTCAGCAGTCCCTGCATCAACTCAGCCTCCTGTGTCTGCCCCAGCTAAAGCAACCGCCCCAGCCTCTGCACCTGCCCCAGCCAAGGCTGCTCCTGCATCAACCAAGTCTGCACCTGCATCAGCTAAGTCTACTCCTGCATCAGCCAAATCTGTCCCGTCGGCTGCTCCTGCATCAGCCAAATCTGCCCCTTCTGCCGCTCCTGCATCAGCTAAGTCTGCACCTGCCCCAGCCAAATCTGCCCCAGCACCCGCGAAGGCTACAGCAGCCACAGCCAAGTCTTCTGCAGCCCCAGCCAAGTCTTCACCAGCTCCATCCAAGACTGCCCCAGTGCTGGAGGCTGTTACTAAAGACGTCCCAGTGATGGCAGTGCCCCCAGTGGGATCGCAGCAGGCTCCTGCTGTTGCAGCAAAAGCACAGGAGCCCAAGAAGAAGTCCTCCAAGAAGAAGACTGAGCCTG TGGCAACGGTGGATTCTGCTGATGCTCCTCTGTACCTGCCCTACAAGGCACTGGTGTCCACTATCAGTAGCATGGTGTTCAGTGAGGGGGAGGCTCATAGGCTCATCGAGATCCTGTCCGAGAAAGTTGGCATCATTCAGGACACCTGGCACATG gcCACTCAGAAAGGCGACCCAGTGGCTGTGCTGAAGAAACaactggaggagagagagaaacagctggCAGCAGAGCAAGAGGATGCTTCTGCAGCAAAGAACCGTCTGAGAGAACTCACCAAG GAGCTGTCTGCTGAGAAGTCTAAGGTGGCCAGCGTGGAGACGAGGCTGAGTTCCCAGCTGAGTAAGAGGGAACAAGAAATGATTGCTCTGCAAGCTCGCATGCAGGCCAGTTACCAGGACCATGTAGCCCAGACCCAGAGGCTCAATGCAAAG ATTCTCAGCCTGCAGGACCAGCTGGAAAAAGGCCCCAATGCCCAACTTGCCCGTCTACAGCAGGAGAACTCCATTCTCCGTGATGCCCTCAACCAAGCCACCAGTCAGGCTGAGAGCAA acaaaatGCAGAGCTGGCCAAGCTGCGTCAGGAATGCGCAAAGTTAACCAAGGAACTTGGAGAGAAGACTGAAAGTCTGCATTCTGATGAGCACATCAGGAAAGGGCTGGAGGCCAAGGTCTCCACTGCTGAGAAGCAACTCTCCCTGCTGCAG GCCAGCCATGCGGAGAGTGAGCAGGCATTACAGAGGAGGTTGGAGGAAGTGTGTGAAGAGCTCAGAACAGCACAAAGTAGAAACAGCAGCCTGCAGGCCACTGTGGACAAGGCCCAGCAGGACAGCAGCACACTCTCAG AATTTCAAGTGCGTATAGGGAGACTGGAGGCTGAGATCACTGAGCGCTCTGCTCAGGTAGATGCCCTCACTGCCCAGCTAGAGGaaacacaggcagagaaaaGCCAGCTCGTACAGCAGGTGGCCTCCATCAACTCTCTGCTGGAGGccagtcaaaacaaaaaggaagagGATAACAGTCAG GTGAACTCTGCAGAAGTGGAACAGCTAAAGCTTAG CCTTCAGGAGAGAGACAGCCAACTGAGCACGCTACATGAGGAACTAAAACAACTGCAGATAAAGCAGGGAGCTGCT GAGAACACAAATAAGAG TGAGGATGCCAACCTCATCACATCACTTCAGGATGAACTTAAAAACCTCAAAGAAGAGATGGTGCTACTTAAGAGCACACCA CAGTCAGATAGTTCCACAGAGCTTGGACAACTACAGAACAG TCTGACTGAGAAGGATGCCCTTGTCACATCACTACAAGAGCAGCTgagagaagtgagagaaaaGTTGACCACTGATGCA aacattatggCACAACTGACAGTTTTTCAAACTGAAATCAAAGAAACTCTCCAGACACTGTTCCCACAGATACCTTTAGAGTTGGAGCAG TCCAACTGGTTACAAGCATTTACGCAGAAAGCTCAGGAGGCTCTCAGCCAGCAGAGCCAGGAGGCGCAGTCAAGCACAACATCACAG aagTTGCTTGAGAAACTGAAGGAGGCTGAGGAGAGCCATGGCTCCCTGCAGGCTGAATGTGAACAGTACAGGACAGTCCTGGCTGAAACA GAAGGAATGCTGAAACATCTTCAGAAGAGTGTGGAAGAGGAAGAGCTGGTATGGAAGTCCAAGATGGCTGAGTCAGAGGAACAGCTGAGGGTG GCTTTGGAGAAAGTCAGCAAGCTAGAGGCAGAAAACCAAAGTGTAGAACAG TTGAAGGAGCAGACGATGCTTCTGGAAGCCCAGCTGGAGAAGCAGTCAGACAACCAGGCGACCTCAGAGGAGATAGAGCAG ctgaagctgcagctgtcagagagtcagagtcagttGGATGCGGCCCAGAAGGACTCCCAGGCATACAAGGAGGAGCTTGCACAG gtcagagagcagctgggcGAGATCACGATGCAGGCTCAGCGCGAACAGAATGGCCCAGCTGAGGCTCAACCCAGTCAG GTCCAGAATGAGTTGAGTCAGACGACTGAGAAGCTGCACGGGGAGGCGGctcagaggcagcagctgtCTGAGGAGTTTGAGCAG GCCCAGAAGACTATCACAGAACTTCAGGCTCAACTGGATCTTGTGAAAGCATCTGCAGAGTCACCACAGACTGACACAGAGGATGCTGCTCAGCTTAAG GAGCGcctggagaaggagaagaagctgTCCAAAGACTTAGGCCAGGCAGCCACCAAGCTCCAGCAGCTTCTCAAAGCCACTCAGGAGCAGCTgaccaaagagagagagacagtgagaacACTACAGGAGCACCTGGAAGGCAAG gGAGATTATGTAGAGCTGAAGGAAGGAACGTCCGTCTGA
- the rrbp1a gene encoding ribosome-binding protein 1a isoform X4, with protein MDIYDPQTLGIMVFGGFMVISAVGIALVSTFSMKETSYEEALAKQRRELGKIQSVRSEKKKKDKVSEKKSRGKKKEEKPNGKIPEQEKTEDATDAEAVIEPTTAPVVAAAPVPEPVPASEVKPPAVPTPADTQPKTAAEPSPAAEPSPAPSPKEKKKKKVAKVEPASTQPAQPVSAPAAVKSSAVPASTQPPVSAPAKATAPASAPAPAKAAPASTKSAPASAKSTPASAKSVPSAAPASAKSAPSAAPASAKSAPAPAKSAPAPAKATAATAKSSAAPAKSSPAPSKTAPVLEAVTKDVPVMAVPPVGSQQAPAVAAKAQEPKKKSSKKKTEPVATVDSADAPLYLPYKALVSTISSMVFSEGEAHRLIEILSEKVGIIQDTWHMATQKGDPVAVLKKQLEEREKQLAAEQEDASAAKNRLRELTKELSAEKSKVASVETRLSSQLSKREQEMIALQARMQASYQDHVAQTQRLNAKILSLQDQLEKGPNAQLARLQQENSILRDALNQATSQAESKQNAELAKLRQECAKLTKELGEKTESLHSDEHIRKGLEAKVSTAEKQLSLLQASHAESEQALQRRLEEVCEELRTAQSRNSSLQATVDKAQQDSSTLSEFQVRIGRLEAEITERSAQVDALTAQLEETQAEKSQLVQQVASINSLLEASQNKKEEDNSQQVNSAEVEQLKLSLQERDSQLSTLHEELKQLQIKQGAAENTNKSEDANLITSLQDELKNLKEEMVLLKSTPQSDSSTELGQLQNSLTEKDALVTSLQEQLREVREKLTTDANIMAQLTVFQTEIKETLQTLFPQIPLELEQSNWLQAFTQKAQEALSQQSQEAQSSTTSQKLLEKLKEAEESHGSLQAECEQYRTVLAETEGMLKHLQKSVEEEELVWKSKMAESEEQLRVALEKVSKLEAENQSVEQLKEQTMLLEAQLEKQSDNQATSEEIEQLKLQLSESQSQLDAAQKDSQAYKEELAQVQNELSQTTEKLHGEAAQRQQLSEEFEQAQKTITELQAQLDLVKASAESPQTDTEDAAQLKERLEKEKKLSKDLGQAATKLQQLLKATQEQLTKERETVRTLQEHLEGKGDYVELKEGTSV; from the exons ATGGATATCTATGACCCCCAGACCCTTGGGATAATGGTGTTTGGTGGATTCATGGTGATCTCGGCTGTCGGGATTGCCCTTGTCTCCACCTTCTCCATGAAGGAGACCTCTTATGAGGAGGCCCTGGCTAAACAACGCAGAGAGCTAGGTAAGATACAGTCTGTTCGCTCcgagaaaaagaagaaggacaAAGTATCTGAGAAGAAGAGCCgtggaaagaagaaagaagaaaagccCAATGGGAAGATCCCAGAGCAAGAAAAAACTGAAGATGCTACTGATGCTGAGGCAGTCATTGAGCCTACCACTGCCCCAGTTGTAGCTGCTGCTCCTGTCCCTGAGCCTGTCCCTGCATCTGAGGTTAAGCCACCTGCAGTACCAACACCAGCAGACACCCAGCCCAAGACTGCTGCTGAACCGAGTCCTGCTGCCGAACCCTCACCTGCACCTTCAcctaaagagaaaaagaagaagaaggtggcTAAGGTTGAGCCAGCCTCAACCCAGCCAGCTCAACCTGTGTCTGCCCCTGCAGCAGTCAAGTCCTCAGCAGTCCCTGCATCAACTCAGCCTCCTGTGTCTGCCCCAGCTAAAGCAACCGCCCCAGCCTCTGCACCTGCCCCAGCCAAGGCTGCTCCTGCATCAACCAAGTCTGCACCTGCATCAGCTAAGTCTACTCCTGCATCAGCCAAATCTGTCCCGTCGGCTGCTCCTGCATCAGCCAAATCTGCCCCTTCTGCCGCTCCTGCATCAGCTAAGTCTGCACCTGCCCCAGCCAAATCTGCCCCAGCACCCGCGAAGGCTACAGCAGCCACAGCCAAGTCTTCTGCAGCCCCAGCCAAGTCTTCACCAGCTCCATCCAAGACTGCCCCAGTGCTGGAGGCTGTTACTAAAGACGTCCCAGTGATGGCAGTGCCCCCAGTGGGATCGCAGCAGGCTCCTGCTGTTGCAGCAAAAGCACAGGAGCCCAAGAAGAAGTCCTCCAAGAAGAAGACTGAGCCTG TGGCAACGGTGGATTCTGCTGATGCTCCTCTGTACCTGCCCTACAAGGCACTGGTGTCCACTATCAGTAGCATGGTGTTCAGTGAGGGGGAGGCTCATAGGCTCATCGAGATCCTGTCCGAGAAAGTTGGCATCATTCAGGACACCTGGCACATG gcCACTCAGAAAGGCGACCCAGTGGCTGTGCTGAAGAAACaactggaggagagagagaaacagctggCAGCAGAGCAAGAGGATGCTTCTGCAGCAAAGAACCGTCTGAGAGAACTCACCAAG GAGCTGTCTGCTGAGAAGTCTAAGGTGGCCAGCGTGGAGACGAGGCTGAGTTCCCAGCTGAGTAAGAGGGAACAAGAAATGATTGCTCTGCAAGCTCGCATGCAGGCCAGTTACCAGGACCATGTAGCCCAGACCCAGAGGCTCAATGCAAAG ATTCTCAGCCTGCAGGACCAGCTGGAAAAAGGCCCCAATGCCCAACTTGCCCGTCTACAGCAGGAGAACTCCATTCTCCGTGATGCCCTCAACCAAGCCACCAGTCAGGCTGAGAGCAA acaaaatGCAGAGCTGGCCAAGCTGCGTCAGGAATGCGCAAAGTTAACCAAGGAACTTGGAGAGAAGACTGAAAGTCTGCATTCTGATGAGCACATCAGGAAAGGGCTGGAGGCCAAGGTCTCCACTGCTGAGAAGCAACTCTCCCTGCTGCAG GCCAGCCATGCGGAGAGTGAGCAGGCATTACAGAGGAGGTTGGAGGAAGTGTGTGAAGAGCTCAGAACAGCACAAAGTAGAAACAGCAGCCTGCAGGCCACTGTGGACAAGGCCCAGCAGGACAGCAGCACACTCTCAG AATTTCAAGTGCGTATAGGGAGACTGGAGGCTGAGATCACTGAGCGCTCTGCTCAGGTAGATGCCCTCACTGCCCAGCTAGAGGaaacacaggcagagaaaaGCCAGCTCGTACAGCAGGTGGCCTCCATCAACTCTCTGCTGGAGGccagtcaaaacaaaaaggaagagGATAACAGTCAG CAGGTGAACTCTGCAGAAGTGGAACAGCTAAAGCTTAG CCTTCAGGAGAGAGACAGCCAACTGAGCACGCTACATGAGGAACTAAAACAACTGCAGATAAAGCAGGGAGCTGCT GAGAACACAAATAAGAG TGAGGATGCCAACCTCATCACATCACTTCAGGATGAACTTAAAAACCTCAAAGAAGAGATGGTGCTACTTAAGAGCACACCA CAGTCAGATAGTTCCACAGAGCTTGGACAACTACAGAACAG TCTGACTGAGAAGGATGCCCTTGTCACATCACTACAAGAGCAGCTgagagaagtgagagaaaaGTTGACCACTGATGCA aacattatggCACAACTGACAGTTTTTCAAACTGAAATCAAAGAAACTCTCCAGACACTGTTCCCACAGATACCTTTAGAGTTGGAGCAG TCCAACTGGTTACAAGCATTTACGCAGAAAGCTCAGGAGGCTCTCAGCCAGCAGAGCCAGGAGGCGCAGTCAAGCACAACATCACAG aagTTGCTTGAGAAACTGAAGGAGGCTGAGGAGAGCCATGGCTCCCTGCAGGCTGAATGTGAACAGTACAGGACAGTCCTGGCTGAAACA GAAGGAATGCTGAAACATCTTCAGAAGAGTGTGGAAGAGGAAGAGCTGGTATGGAAGTCCAAGATGGCTGAGTCAGAGGAACAGCTGAGGGTG GCTTTGGAGAAAGTCAGCAAGCTAGAGGCAGAAAACCAAAGTGTAGAACAG TTGAAGGAGCAGACGATGCTTCTGGAAGCCCAGCTGGAGAAGCAGTCAGACAACCAGGCGACCTCAGAGGAGATAGAGCAG ctgaagctgcagctgtcagagagtcagagtcagttGGATGCGGCCCAGAAGGACTCCCAGGCATACAAGGAGGAGCTTGCACAG GTCCAGAATGAGTTGAGTCAGACGACTGAGAAGCTGCACGGGGAGGCGGctcagaggcagcagctgtCTGAGGAGTTTGAGCAG GCCCAGAAGACTATCACAGAACTTCAGGCTCAACTGGATCTTGTGAAAGCATCTGCAGAGTCACCACAGACTGACACAGAGGATGCTGCTCAGCTTAAG GAGCGcctggagaaggagaagaagctgTCCAAAGACTTAGGCCAGGCAGCCACCAAGCTCCAGCAGCTTCTCAAAGCCACTCAGGAGCAGCTgaccaaagagagagagacagtgagaacACTACAGGAGCACCTGGAAGGCAAG gGAGATTATGTAGAGCTGAAGGAAGGAACGTCCGTCTGA